AGTAAGAACATACTGTAAGGTGAAAGTCCTTTGCTCACACAAACTGAGCAAGTTAACCCATTAACACTTTTTTAAGGTATtaaggaaacaaaaaaaaaaagactgcatgTCCTAATTTCCAAAGGCACAAGTCCACAGCATGCAGTCACATCTAGTCAAACCACAATGTAATGCAAAAGGTACACAAGAAAAGCACCTTTCTTCAAGCATCTTACAactcttaaaaagtaaaaagcttGTTCTTCAGGGACTGCACTCTGTTTGTGGACTTTACTCCCAGTCCTACAAAGATATTCTGCACTGCCTCAAATGTGTATTTTAGCCCCTTTGGGTACTCAATATTCAGTGCGTAAAGAAGTCCAAAGAGTACCATAAAAGCAGTAGAAAAGTCCGGTAGATCATCCATGACCACAGTTTCCTCCAGGATGATGCCAAAGTTTATACATCTCTTTGTTGCCTGTGAGAGGTCATCTTCCATCACTTCAAGGATGGCCAAATTCACTCCTCTAGTGTAGGTCTCCTCCAAATCAGTGTCCTaagaataatataaatgtaatacaataataaataaatcatagtaTAGAActctaaataatttttaaaaaaggccCAAAAAAGATACTGGCAAATAACTTTTGTTTCCTTCCTTAAAAACCCATTTGCATGTCAGCacttttattcaataaaacaacaacaatttccataaaataaataaattagaaatttaatGAGATTTTAAAGTTAAACACCTACCAGACAAGTCTTGGTTATTTTGTCAAATTCCCTGAGGTACAAGGGAAGTCCCTGTAGAGCAGTAGTTGCTCTGTGAATTATGATGTCTGTTGTCTGTAGGAAggatataaataattaactatggataaaatctattttttttctttaacaatgtgtttaaaaaaaaatacaaaaacatagtTATTTTACCTAATaattatttcagatgtaataACAACATTAGGATAGAGTTGCTTAAAATTACTAAGTAATAACATTAGGATGGTGTTGTTTTAGAGATAAACTGTTTGCAATTTTCTTGACCGATTTCAATTTCTGATTTTTAGGTAAAATTTGACCTGCCAATAcagatttttgcagatttttttctacaaacaaaaatatactttCATTCCATTTTTTACCATTTAACTGATCTGTCAAAATCTTAGTCTCAAAATCTCAGTAAATAGGTTACCGGACAAAATGAACATCGCTAAGATCATCGCTTCACCACTCTTCACCAAGTGCTCACACTGATACACGTACACAGGCATTTAAAAGCTAATATCTGCTTACGGACAGATATTGATAAACACGGGTTTCAAACTATTAAGTGCTTATGTGAAAGCACTTGGTGTAGAGCGGTGAAGCGATGATCACTGGAGCCAATCACGATCAGATCTGTTGAGCACAACAACACAATGgctaatcagcagtgtttaagaacctGCATAACAATGCTTAAATGTTAacatgaatgtttttaatatttccgTACCAATCGGTACGAAAGTCAGTGATTTTAACAACCCGTCATCAGTAATTTACTAAATGAAACAGAAATTAACAAATTACCTAAACATATAACTACAAGTAAAAGAAGAGCTGTGTTACAAATTTGTTacataaattgtaaatattacaGGTAAAAACACCAAAAGGTTTACAAGGAATCATACCTGATTATCAAAATGGTCCAGTATCATTTTCATGTTGTCTGCAAGGTCTTTGCACTTTGTTCGATACAGTTTGATCAGGGCATTGCTGTGTTTGTGGAGATTAGTCATGAATGATTTTTTGAGGTCAACACAAGTGATCCTGTGGAACTCGGCACAAACCTGGGGAATTTAACAAAAAAAGGTCtatgaacaattatttaaaaagaaaattgtgaCAAATTTGACAAAATGACAATTACCTGCTCTTGCAAAAAGAGGCCAGGCCATCTGTTTTTGACCATATGTACCAAGGGCTGCTCAGTAATAATTTCTTTTCTTCTGAGCGGGAAAGTAGTTTCCATCTTGGTTTTCAGAATTGTCATATACATGTTCTTTCTCTTGACTTCTAGCTCAAGCTGTTCTCTTTCTTGCTCCAATGTAGCATCATCCAAACCAACATGATTGTCTGGAAGAAAGTTGATTTCTGATCTTCTTGGTTTCTTTGGTGGAATTCTTGATCCATCATTTCTTTTATTATCAAGCTCAAAACATCCAGAACTGTGTAATTTTTGTCTATAATTTCCCATTTTAAATCTTAAACTCATATTCCAGCCCTTGCATCCGGTGTCACAGCCAAGTTCCCTCAAACATGGATGTGTGGAAACTAATGCAACTGCCACTTGCTCCAATTCTGGATCAGTGGGGTAAGCTTTAAAAGAGTACATTGTTTCCGCCAACGTTTCCAGTATTTCAGTCTTCACATCTCGTGTAACATCCATGGTAGTCTTCTGTTTTTCATAGACTTCATTTGCTTTCCTCAGTCTGAACTCAATGTCATAAGAAAATTTTGCTATCACAAAAACTTGTGGCCAGCGTTCTTCTCTGACTG
This DNA window, taken from Danio aesculapii chromosome 19, fDanAes4.1, whole genome shotgun sequence, encodes the following:
- the LOC130247306 gene encoding uncharacterized protein LOC130247306 isoform X3 translates to MLLRVIVAPDCIQKLSLNDVPKSVDELKEILCNKLKIATNFVIQYEDPYFGGQLCNLCSIEELPHDKATLKMFWEVLKTASETETEEQRNESPASNSDFTLDTASISSNLSSPSSSTVREERWPQVFVIAKFSYDIEFRLRKANEVYEKQKTTMDVTRDVKTEILETLAETMYSFKAYPTDPELEQVAVALVSTHPCLRELGCDTGCKGWNMSLRFKMGNYRQKLHSSGCFELDNKRNDGSRIPPKKPRRSEINFLPDNHVGLDDATLEQEREQLELEVKRKNMYMTILKTKMETTFPLRRKEIITEQPLVHMVKNRWPGLFLQEQVCAEFHRITCVDLKKSFMTNLHKHSNALIKLYRTKCKDLADNMKMILDHFDNQTTDIIIHRATTALQGLPLYLREFDKITKTCLDTDLEETYTRGVNLAILEVMEDDLSQATKRCINFGIILEETVVMDDLPDFSTAFMVLFGLLYALNIEYPKGLKYTFEAVQNIFVGLGVKSTNRVQSLKNKLFTF
- the LOC130247306 gene encoding uncharacterized protein LOC130247306 isoform X2, whose product is MFFNFRKTMLLRVIVAPDCIQKLSLNDVPKSVDELKEILCNKLKIATNFVIQYEDPYFGGQLCNLCSIEELPHDKATLKMFWEVLKTASETETEEQRNESPASNSDFTLDTASISSNLSSPSSSTVREERWPQVFVIAKFSYDIEFRLRKANEVYEKQKTTMDVTRDVKTEILETLAETMYSFKAYPTDPELEQVAVALVSTHPCLRELGCDTGCKGWNMSLRFKMGNYRQKLHSSGCFELDNKRNDGSRIPPKKPRRSEINFLPDNHVGLDDATLEQEREQLELEVKRKNMYMTILKTKMETTFPLRRKEIITEQPLVHMVKNRWPGLFLQEQVCAEFHRITCVDLKKSFMTNLHKHSNALIKLYRTKCKDLADNMKMILDHFDNQTTDIIIHRATTALQGLPLYLREFDKITKTCLDTDLEETYTRGVNLAILEVMEDDLSQATKRCINFGIILEETVVMDDLPDFSTAFMVLFGLLYALNIEYPKGLKYTFEAVQNIFVGLGVKSTNRVQSLKNKLFTF